One Helianthus annuus cultivar XRQ/B chromosome 12, HanXRQr2.0-SUNRISE, whole genome shotgun sequence genomic region harbors:
- the LOC110894704 gene encoding GTPase Der, translated as MSLAWLHALSCRKTRITTLLQKNLIHHCVKSKGSTGLQFNKGSLLRSKCLPSGGIRTTLLGFDTFNIVSHFHHSTLEYRRWFSTIPAQDDVCDDAGDFDAKLETGKPIEFSKVDTHLLPTVLLIGRPNVGKSALFNRLIRRREALVYNTPNDHVTRDIREGIAKLGDLRFKVLDSAGLEAEASSGSVLGRTAEMTANVLRRCKFALFLIDARDGLQPMDLDVGKWLRKHAPEIKIITVMNKAESLDDGFGSFISAASEACTLGFGDPVALSAETGLGMNDLYEVLRPLLEQHMLQTVDEGADETNEECEEESKLPLQLAFVGRPNVGKSTLLNAILQEERVLVGPEAGLTRDSVRVEFKFEGRTIYMVDTAGWLQRTKSEKGASSLSIVQSRKNLMRAHVVALVLDGQEVSKARKSLTHDEVVIARRAIEEGRGLVVIVNKMDLLEQRLYDRVVKAVPQEIQTIIPQVTGIPVVFVSALEGKGRIEVMQHVIETYKKWCLRLSTARLNRWLRKVMSRHSWKDLAAQPKVKYFTQVKARPPTFVAFVSGKTRLSDTDLRFLTRSLKEDFDMGGIPVRILQRTVVKNVPGSNKTNKKYAGKLAAGETSDKRILTVDTTT; from the exons ATGTCTCTTGCGTGGCTTCATGCTCTTTCGTGCCGGAAGACCCGTATCACTACTCTTCTACAAAAGAATTTGATCCACCACTGCGTTAAAAGTAAAGGTTCTACAGGTTTACAGTTCAATAAAG GATCTCTGCTTCGTAGTAAATGCTTACCGTCAGGTGGCATTAGAACAACGTTATTAGGTTTCGATACTTTCAACATAGTTTCACACTTCCATCATTCTACTCTCGAATATAGAAGATGGTTCTCTACCATTCCAGCTCAGGATGATGTATGCGATGATGCCGGAGACTTTGATGCAAAGCTTGAAACTGGAAAACCTATTGAGTTCAGCAAAGTAGATACACACTTGCTTCCAACTGTACTTCTCATTGGCCGCCCCAATGTTGGCAAATCCGCATTGTTTAATCG TTTGATTAGAAGAAGAGAGGCACTTGTGTACAACACTCCTAATGATCATGTGACTAGAGACATACGAGAAGGGATTGCGAAATTGGGTGACTTGCGATTTAAAGTGTTGGATTCAGCTGGCTTAGAGGCTGAGGCTTCATCTGGTTCTGTTCTTGGTAGGACTGCAGAAATGACAGCAAACGTGTTGAGAAGGTGTAAATTCGCATTATTTCTTATTGATGCAAG AGACGGGTTGCAGCCCATGGATTTGGATGTCGGAAAGTGGCTAAGAAAGCATGCTCCTGAAATTAAAATTATTACGGTAATGAATAAAGCTGAATCACTTGATGATGGTTTTGGGTCTTTTATTTCTGCTGCTAGTGAAGCCTGTACGTTGGGATTCGGAGATCCTGTTGCTCTCTCAGCTGAAACTGGTTTAGGGATGAATGATTTATATGAAGTTCTTAGGCCATTGCTTGAACAACATATGCTTCAAACTGTAGACG AAGGTGCGGATGAAACTAATGAAGAGTGTGAAGAGGAGTCAAAGCTACCACTGCAGTTAGCATTTGTGGGCCGGCCTAATGTTGGCAAGTCAACCTTGTTGAATGCAATTCTGCAGGAAGAGCGTGTTTTAGTGGGCCCGGAGGCAGGCTTAACAAGAGATTCTGTCAGAGTTGAGTTTAAATTCGAAGGAAGAACCATCTACATG GTGGACACAGCAGGTTGGTTGCAGAGAACAAAGTCGGAGAAAGGAGCATCATCTTTGAGCATTGTTCAGTCCAGGAAAAACTTGATGAGGGCTCATGTTGTTGCTTTGGTCCTTGATGGGCAAGAG GTTTCAAAAGCTAGAAAAAGCTTGACACATGATGAAGTAGTGATAGCAAGACGAGCTATAGAAGAAGGGCGGGGTTTGGTTGTGATTGTGAATAAAATGGATCTTCTTGAACAAAGATTATATGATCGGGTTGTTAAAGCTGTCCCTCAAGAAATTCAAACAATCATCCCCCAG GTGACAGGGATCCCAGTTGTCTTCGTTTCAGCATTAGAAGGGAAAGGCAGAATAGAGGTAATGCAGCATGTCATTGAGACATACAAAAAGTGGTGTTTGAGGTTATCAACTGCTCGCCTTAACCGTTGGCTACGCAag GTAATGAGTAGACATTCTTGGAAGGATCTAGCAGCTCAGCCCAAGGTGAAGTATTTTACACAAGTGAAAGCCAGACCGCCCACTTTTGTGGCCTTTGTTAGCGGAAAGACTAGACTTTCAGACACAGACTTGAGGTTCTTAACAAGATCTTTGAAGGAGGACTTTGATATGGGTGGGATCCCTGTTCGTATATTGCAACGAACAGTTGTCAAAAATGTCCCTGGCAGTAACAAGACTAATAAAAAGTATGCCGGGAAACTTGCTGCGGGAGAGACGTCTGATAAGAGGATACTCACAGTCGACACAACAACATAA
- the LOC110894703 gene encoding pentatricopeptide repeat-containing protein At2g13600, whose translation MITSLSTSCHPFCIIRRLFSTHRKNLSRNIPPYENPDRSYMELSQKFYESMKTCANVQSRPLARALHCQLITTGLDVSTFVRNNLINMYSGCGLIDDASLVFNEIELKNVFSWNTMIEGFMCSGRVLDAEKVFDEMPQRDVVSWNSMMSGYFRNGLLEKTVEVFVSMIRRFDCVPDAYSFSCVMKACAGIKNVNLAKQVHGLAKKFEFLGDDSVESSMVDMYIKCDMPDVAESIFVKMKNPNMFSWNSMIYGYSKLYGAQSALKLFDQMPKRDVVSWNMIISILSKHGNVMKTLDMFIEMCRQGFRPNSMTYASVLSASTSIYELTWGAHLHARIIRLHQNIDVYVGSGLIDLYAKCGRFEKARKVFKEIKDHNVVSWTSLIGGAVHCGNEADAFSLFKQMKEVPVASDQFTLATVLGACCALKDLNPGTQIHAYSIRIGMDPSIPVANALITMYAKCSDIRSANSVFESMSHRDIISWTTMITSFSQNGNIEKARKYFDKMPERNVVSWNSMLAGYVNHGFWEDGLKIYVLMRQQGVKPDCITFVSSIGACANAAVQNLGTQIVCQAEKFGFGSDISVKNSIITMYSKCGRINDAEKTFDSIATKNLISWNAMMAGYAQSGHGNQVIDTFEKMIGSGMIPDHISYVSVLSGCSHAGLVSEGQRYFDMLINDHEIIPTCEHYACVVDLYGRAGLVDKAKDLIDEMPMEPNAAVWGALLGACRIHRNSTMAETALKNLVELDAEDSGSYVLLANLYTDSGNLENVSNVRRIMKDKGIRKNPGCSWIEVDNRVHVFTVDDTNHPRINDVYNALREIIRKIEETGMYVKEDGFGSKDSAYHSEKLALAFGLMSLPAWMPIHIMKNLRICDDCHLVMKLASRVTSRELVIRDANRFHRFKDGGCSCRDYW comes from the coding sequence ATGATCACCAGCCTCTCAACCTCATGTCATCCTTTCTGTATCATCCGTCGGCTTTTCTCGACCCACCGCAAAAATCTCTCAAGAAACATACCTCCATACGAAAACCCAGATCGATCTTACATGGAATTATCTCAGAAGTTCTACGAATCGATGAAAACATGCGCAAACGTTCAATCCCGACCCTTGGCTCGAGCACTTCATTGTCAACTTATCACAACAGGATTAGACGTTTCGACTTTTGTTCGGAACAATTTAATCAACATGTATTCCGGATGTGGGTTGATCGATGATGCGTCATTGGTGTTTAATGAGATCGAGTTGAAAAACGTGTTTAGTTGGAACACGATGATTGAAGGGTTCATGTGTTCAGGGCGGGTTTTGGATGCAGAgaaggtgttcgatgaaatgcctcagaGGGATGTTGTGTCGTGGAACTCGATGATGTCGGGTTATTTTCGTAACGGGTTGTTAGAGAAGACGGTTGAGGTTTTTGTTTCGATGATTAGGCGGTTTGATTGTGTGCCGGATGCGTATTCGTTTAGTTGTGTGATGAAGGCATGTGCCGGTATTAAAAACGTTAACTTGGCTAAGCAAGTTCATGGTTTAGCGAAAAAGTTCGAGTTTTTAGGTGACGATTCGGTTGAATCTTCGATGGTTGACATGTATATAAAGTGTGACATGCCGGATGTTGCTGAATCTATATTTGTCAAAATGAAAAACCCGAATATGTTTTCATGGAACTCCATGATTTACGGTTACTCTAAGCTCTACGGTGCTCAGAGTGCGTTGAAACTGTTCGATCAAATGCCTAAAAGAGATGTCGTTTCGTGGAACATGATCATTTCGATACTGTCTAAGCACGGAAACGTCATGAAAACACTCGATATGTTCATCGAGATGTGTCGTCAGGGTTTCAGACCGAATTCCATGACGTACGCGAGTGTCCTCAGTGCTTCAACTAGCATATACGAACTCACCTGGGGGGCCCACTTACACGCGCGAATCATCCGACTACATCAAAACATCGATGTGTACGTCGGCAGCGGTTTAATTGACTTGTACGCTAAATGCGGGCGCTTCGAAAAAGCACGTAAAGTATTTAAAGAAATAAAAGATCACAACGTAGTATCGTGGACTTCGCTCATCGGGGGAGCGGTACATTGCGGCAACGAAGCCGACGCATTTTCATTGTTTAAACAAATGAAAGAGGTACCCGTCGCCTCTGATCAGTTCACGTTAGCAACGGTTCTTGGAGCTTGTTGCGCGTTAAAAGATTTAAATCCCGGAACACAAATCCACGCGTATTCAATCCGAATTGGTATGGATCCTTCCATCCCCGTAGCTAATGCGTTAATTACAATGTACGCTAAATGTAGCGACATTCGGAGTGCAAATAGCGTGTTTGAATCGATGTCGCATAGAGATATCATATCATGGACAACGATGATCACGTCGTTCTCTCAAAACGGAAACATTGAGAAAGCCCGAAAATATTTCGATAAAATGCCCGAACGGAACGTTGTATCGTGGAACTCAATGTTAGCGGGATACGTAAATCATGGATTTTGGGAAGACGGTCTGAAGATCTATGTTTTAATGAGACAACAAGGAGTCAAACCCGATTGTATTACTTTCGTAAGTTCGATCGGCGCGTGTGCGAATGCAGCCGTACAAAATCTCGGTACCCAAATCGTTTGTCAAGCTGAAAAATTCGGTTTCGGTTCTGATATTTCAGTAAAGAACAGTATTATAACCATGTATTCAAAATGTGGGCGTATTAACGATGCGGAGAAAACGTTTGATTCGATAGCTACTAAGAATTTGATTTCGTGGAACGCGATGATGGCGGGGTACGCTCAAAGTGGTCATGGTAATCAAGTGATAGATACGTTTGAGAAAATGATCGGGTCAGGGATGATTCCGGATCATATAAGTTACGTATCGGTTCTGTCAGGTTGCAGCCACGCGGGTTTGGTATCCGAAGGTCAACGCTACTTCGATATGTTGATTAACGATCATGAAATTATTCCAACGTGTGAGCATTACGCGTGTGTGGTGGATTTATACGGGCGTGCCGGGCTCGTCGATAAGGCGAAAGATTTAATCGATGAAATGCCGATGGAACCAAACGCTGCGGTGTGGGGAGCTTTGCTTGGTGCGTGCAGGATTCATCGGAATTCAACAATGGCGGAAACCGCTTTGAAGAATCTCGTTGAATTAGATGCAGAAGATTCCGGAAGTTATGTTCTGTTAGCGAATCTTTATACAGATTCCGGGAATTTAGAAAACGTGTCAAATGTTCGACGAATTATGAAAGATAAAGGAATAAGGAAGAATCCGGGTTGTAGTTGGATTGAGGTGGATAACAGAGTGCATGTTTTTACGGTTGATGATACTAATCATCCGAGAATTAATGATGTTTATAACGCGTTAAGGGAGATTATTAGGAAGATAGAAGAGACGGGAATGTATGTTAAGGAAGACGGTTTTGGTAGCAAGGATAGCGCGTATCATAGTGAGAAACTGGCGTTGGCGTTTGGGTTGATGAGTTTGCCTGCTTGGATGCCTATTCATATAATGAAGAATCTTAGAATATGTGACGATTGTCATTTGGTGATGAAGTTGGCGTCTCGGGTTACTTCGAGGGAACTTGTGATTCGAGATGCGAATCGCTTTCATCGTTTTAAGGATGGGGGTTGCTCGTGTCGGGATTATTGGTAA
- the LOC110896616 gene encoding probable inorganic phosphate transporter 1-9, whose protein sequence is MALKVLSALDVAKTQYYHFKAIIIAGMGLFTDSYDLFCIPPIMTLIGRIYYPKVNQGDSDQKQKHWFEVPTVIASTMIVIALIGTSIGQLIFGRLGDRVGRRYVYGVSLMMMVMGSFGCGFSLSRLTSMMFVSLGFFRFLLGIGIGGDYPLSATIMSEFANKRTRGAFIAGVFSMQGFGILLSSLVTMIVCLIFKACADELISPSELKPMENVARVPPESDVAWRLILMIGAIPASMTYYWRMKMPETARFTALVERNTSQAAKDMEKVLNVSLSSIQEDIEMMNTPNTRAPLLNTYPFFSREFFRRHGRDLVAASINWFLVDIVFYSLNFFQYHTFRSLLTSKSRVNIYDDALQVAKLQAIIAVSATIPGYFATVYMIDKVGRVKIQAGGFVFMAVSLFTGARVYKGGSDSDPSVGFIVLYGFTLFFSNFGPNTTTFIVPAELFPARFRATCHGISGAVGKVGAIIGSVGYLWGSHDPPDGHAVSRMLSAMGGVCVLGFFVTYFFTRETMGRSLEENENVDELTGVWFVRFWPKKFWATRSETNIGD, encoded by the exons ATGGCGTTGAAAGTTCTATCGGCTCTTGATGTTGCAAAGACACAATATTACCACTTTAAAGCAATCATAATTGCCGGTATGGGTTTATTTACCGACagttatgatttattttgtaTCCCTCCGATCATGACACTGATCGGAAGGATTTATTACCCAAAGGTAAATCAAGGGGACTCGGACCAGAAGCAGAAGCACTGGTTCGAGGTCCCAACTGTGATTGCATCCACAATGATTGTGATCGCATTAATAGGGACCTCGATTGGTCAACTGATTTTTGGTCGCCTCGGTGACCGTGTTGGACGCCGTTATGTGTATGGCGTTTCTCTTATGATGATGGTGATGGGTTCTTTTGGATGTGGATTTTCGCTTTCGAGATTGACGTCGATGATGTTTGTGAGCCTTGGGTTCTTTAGGTTTTTGCTCGGGATTGGTATTGGGGGCGACTACCCGTTATCGGCAACAATTATGTCCGAGTTCGCTAATAAGAGGACTCGTGGAGCATTTATCGCGGGTGTGTTCTCTATGCAAGGGTTCGGTATACTACTTAGTTCGCTTGTTACCATGATTGTTTGCCTCATTTTTAAAGCTTGTGCCGACGAACTAATATCACCGTCTGAACTCAAACCAATGGAAAACGTTGCTCGGGTCCCACCTGAATCAGATGTGGCGTGGCGACTTATTCTCATGATTGGTGCTATCCCGGCATCAATGACATACTATTGGCGGATGAAGATGCCCGAAACTGCCAG ATTCACAGCTTTGGTGGAGAGAAACACATCACAAGCAGCCAAAGACATGGAGAAAGTGCTCAATGTATCACTAAGTTCGATCCAGGAAGACATTGAGATGATGAACACACCAAACACTCGTGCACCTCTTTTGAACACCTACCCTTTCTTCTCTAGAGAATTCTTCCGACGACATGGTCGTGATCTTGTCGCTGCATCCATCAATTGGTTTCTGGTCGATATCGTTTTCTACAGCCTCAACTTTTTCCAATACCACACATTCAGATCCCTTTTGACTTCTAAGAGTCGCGTGAATATATATGATGATGCATTGCAAGTTGCAAAACTCCAAGCAATCATTGCAGTCAGCGCAACGATCCCTGGATACTTTGCGACGGTTTACATGATTGATAAGGTTGGGAGGGTCAAGATCCAGGCAGGCGGGTTTGTTTTCATGGCGGTCAGCTTGTTCACGGGTGCAAGAGTTTACAAAGGTGGTTCCGACTCGGATCCGAGTGTCGGGTTTATAGTACTCTATGGGTTTACATTATTTTTTTCGAATTTTGGGCCCAACACTACGACTTTTATAGTCCCGGCTGAGCTTTTTCCAGCGAGGTTTCGGGCCACTTGTCATGGGATTTCAGGTGCGGTTGGGAAAGTGGGAGCGATAATCGGGTCAGTTGGGTATCTTTGGGGTTCTCATGATCCCCCAGATGGGCATGCGGTGTCGCGTATGTTGTCCGCGATGGGCGGGGTTTGTGTGTTGGGGTTTTTTGTGACTTATTTCTTTACTAGAGAGACGATGGGGCGGTCGTTGGAGGAGAATGAGAATGTTGACGAGCTTACGGGAGTTTGGTTCGTGAGATTTTGGCCTAAAAAGTTTTGGGCTACAAGATCTGAAACAAATATTGGTGATTGA
- the LOC110894702 gene encoding AT-hook motif nuclear-localized protein 10, whose translation MNGSEQGEMFQSAMTPVTSQPPVSSARLPYPGGGYNVATDVTGGGGGVGLHQNININEYGGGETMVKRRGRPRKYGPNGSVSPPAVSAAVAGNVAAGNVMVGSLNGGLEEQQQARLAAAVLPISAAPVSSVPMEEGFASVKKGRGRPPGSLNKKPKGEAVGSSGFGFTPHIIVVQPGEDVLNKIMSFAQNGPRAICIMSGIGVINNVTLRQAATSGGTATYEGRFDILSLSGSFVLSEASGQRTRTGGLSITLNDGSNARVFGGVVAGLLTAASPVQVIVGSFLPENRKEPLLANLVEPSANHGMGPSSPPSHGTLSESSGGPGSPVTRGNERSSQDMTSMPWK comes from the exons ATGAACGGATCTGAACAAGGTGAGATGTTTCAATCGGCAATGACGCCGGTAACGTCTCAACCGCCGGTCAGTAGCGCGCGTTTGCCGTACCCCGGTGGCGGGTACAACGTCGCTACGGATGTAacgggtggcggtggtggtgtgGGGTTACACCAGAATATTAATATTAACGAGTATGGTGGCGGTGAAACAATGGTGAAAAGGCGGGGGAGGCCGAGGAAGTACGGTCCTAACGGGTCTGTGTCTCCGCCTGCGGTCAGTGCAGCTGTGGCGGGGAATGTGGCAGCTGGTAATGTCATGGTGGGTTCGTTGAATGGAGGTTTGGAAGAGCAGCAGCAAGCACGTTTAGCTGCTGCTGTTCTGCCTATTTCTGCGGCTCCGGTTAGTTCTGTTCCGATGGAGGAGGGGTTTGCTTCGGTGAAGAAGGGGAGAGGGAGACCACCTGGTTCGTTGAACAAGAAACCGAAAGGAGAAGCTGTAG GATCATCTGGATTCGGTTTTACTCCACATATCATCGTGGTGCAGCCTGGAGAG gATGTACTAAACAAGATCATGTCATTCGCTCAGAACGGGCCTAGGGCGATATGCATCATGTCTGGCATCGGCGTCATCAATAACGTAACACTTCGTCAAGCCGCAACTTCTGGTGGAACTGCAACATATGAG GGGAGATTTGACATATTGTCACTTTCGGGTTCGTTTGTGCTATCAGAGGCGTCCGGTCAGCGCACTCGGACAGGTGGACTAAGCATCACATTGAATGATGGATCAAATGCTCGGGTTTTTGGTGGTGTTGTAGCAGGACTCTTAACTGCTGCATCTCCTGTTCAG GTTATAGTAGGAAGTTTTCTTCCAGAAAACCGTAAAGAACCTCTATTGGCTAACCTTGTTGAACCATCGGCTAACCATGGCATGGGACCGAGCAGCCCACCGTCTCATGGGACCCTGAGTGAGTCATCAGGTGGGCCCGGGAGTCCAGTGACCCGAGGTAATGAACGTAGCTCTCAGGACATGACAAGTATGCCATGGAAATGA